From Cydia strobilella chromosome 7, ilCydStro3.1, whole genome shotgun sequence, one genomic window encodes:
- the LOC134742751 gene encoding uncharacterized protein LOC134742751 — protein sequence NNFIFSQFQRLSLHLAVVLLALHQTCAEPDISSFPNQNYAVFGAPIRADLDEDGYFYPKPKIPFPQPQNQNNVYVPQPTQGYVYERPNIPFNPPTRPPPPPPTRPPPPPTRQTLPPTRPPPPPQPTQGYVYERPNIPFNPPTRPPPPPPPPPTRPPPPPTYSTQLPVSRTTGYNYPKPSIPFTFPTPPTTARTPPPSTYLPPITTTRRPPPPSTYLPPALKPLHIPHQTTSVYPTFYNQSSSNLFTAVNHGTPSIPSPIYYKTSIHPTVNKATRLHSASNNQSSPNLLTPFNY from the exons aataactTCATATTCTCTCAATTCCAGAGGCTGTCACTGCACCTGGCGGTGGTGCTGCTGGCGCTGCACCAGACATGCGCCGAACCCGACATCTCCAGCTTCCCCAACCAGAACTACGCCGTCTTCGGCGCGCCCATCCGCGCCGACCTCGACGAGGACGGCTACTTCTACCCCAAGCCCAAGATACCCTTCCCTCAGCCGCAGAACCAGAATAATGTTTACGTGCCGCAGCCGACACAAGGATATGTTTATGAAAGGCCAAACATACCTTTCAACCCGCCGACTAGGcctccaccgccgccgccgaccagaCCTCCGCCGCCACCGACTAGACAAACTCTACCGCCGACtagaccgccgccgccgccgcaaccAACGCAAGGCTACGTTTACGAGCGGCCTAATATACCTTTCAACCCACCAACCAGACCTCCCCCTCCACCCCCACCACCACCTACAAGACCACCACCACCCCCCACTTACTCCACCCAACTCCCTGTCTCAAGAACCACTGGATATAATTACCCTAAACCGAGCATTCCATTCACTTTCCCAACACCACCAACTACTGCTCGTA CACCCCCTCCATCTACTTATTTACCCCCTATTACAACTACTAGGAGACCACCCCCTCCATCTACCTAC CTACCCCCAGCCCTCAAACCCCTTCACATACCCCACCAGACCACCAGTGTATATCCCACCTTCTACAACCAGAGCTCCTCAAATTTATTTACCGCCGTCAACCACGGCACCCCCAGTATACCTTCCCCCATCTACTACAAGACCTCCATACATCCCACCGTCAACAAGGCCACCCGTTTACATTCCGCCTCCAACAACCAGAGCTCCCCCAATCTACTTACCCCCTTCAACTACTAG